A genomic stretch from Bradyrhizobium sp. 195 includes:
- the greA gene encoding transcription elongation factor GreA, whose amino-acid sequence MSVAFTKEESAETASETLLPDRPISPHPNLVTEKGLQALQTQLAEARAAYEAAQAIEDVNEKRRQSAVPLRDARYLTERLRTAQLVPDPTSTDIVAFGSTVTFSRADGRVQTYRIVGEDEADPKAGTISFVAPVATSLMGKAVGDVAGSGAQEIEILAIA is encoded by the coding sequence TTGAGCGTCGCCTTTACCAAGGAAGAAAGCGCCGAGACCGCGTCCGAGACGCTGTTGCCCGATCGCCCGATCTCGCCGCATCCGAACCTCGTGACGGAAAAAGGCCTGCAGGCGTTGCAGACGCAGCTTGCGGAAGCCCGCGCGGCCTATGAAGCCGCGCAAGCCATCGAGGACGTCAACGAAAAGCGCCGGCAATCGGCCGTGCCCTTGCGCGACGCCCGCTATCTGACGGAACGCCTGCGCACCGCGCAGCTCGTCCCTGATCCGACGTCGACGGATATCGTTGCCTTCGGCAGCACCGTGACCTTCAGCCGCGCTGACGGCCGCGTGCAGACCTATCGCATCGTTGGTGAGGACGAAGCCGATCCTAAGGCGGGGACGATCTCGTTCGTCGCGCCGGTGGCGACGTCGCTGATGGGCAAGGCGGTCGGCGATGTCGCGGGCTCAGGCGCGCAGGAGATCGAGATTCTGGCAATCGCGTAG
- a CDS encoding ABC transporter substrate-binding protein, with amino-acid sequence MTTFAQRLSELGWADGRNVRIEYKWAAGDVQKTEEFAGDFVRQKVDVIVTSAYGVVAAKQATSTIPIVFAAYGDAVANGFAASLSRPGGNVTGLSVQPGELSSKRLELLREAIPSVRRLAALVNINYAGLKQELAGMRVASARMNIELNVIEIATANDIEPAMAKLSGHTDALYVYSEPLTNANKSQIIAATASAKIPTIFAFREFVDAGGLLSYGPNFSDLFSRAAEYTDKILRGATPADMPIQQPVKFDLIINLRAAKSLGVSISDSVLMRADEVLE; translated from the coding sequence GTGACGACCTTCGCGCAACGGCTGTCAGAACTCGGATGGGCAGACGGGCGCAATGTCAGGATCGAGTACAAGTGGGCGGCTGGGGATGTACAGAAGACTGAGGAGTTTGCAGGCGATTTCGTGCGGCAGAAGGTCGATGTAATCGTCACGTCGGCATACGGTGTAGTGGCCGCCAAACAGGCAACGTCTACCATCCCGATTGTATTTGCAGCCTACGGGGATGCCGTAGCCAACGGCTTTGCCGCAAGCCTCTCTCGACCCGGCGGCAACGTGACAGGACTTTCCGTCCAGCCAGGTGAGCTGAGCAGCAAACGTCTCGAACTACTAAGGGAGGCTATTCCGAGCGTTCGGCGTCTCGCTGCATTGGTCAACATCAATTATGCAGGCCTCAAGCAAGAGCTCGCCGGTATGCGGGTCGCATCCGCAAGAATGAACATAGAGCTCAATGTGATCGAGATAGCGACAGCTAACGACATTGAGCCTGCGATGGCCAAATTGTCCGGCCACACCGATGCGCTATATGTTTACAGCGAGCCTCTTACCAACGCCAACAAAAGCCAAATAATTGCGGCGACCGCCTCCGCCAAAATCCCGACCATCTTCGCATTCAGAGAATTCGTCGACGCTGGGGGCTTGCTCTCGTACGGACCGAACTTCAGCGACCTTTTCAGTCGGGCTGCAGAGTATACGGACAAGATCTTGCGCGGAGCAACGCCAGCAGACATGCCTATTCAGCAACCCGTGAAGTTTGACCTGATTATCAACCTCAGGGCGGCCAAGTCGCTGGGTGTTAGCATTTCAGATAGTGTTCTTATGCGCGCCGATGAGGTGCTTGAATGA
- a CDS encoding SDR family NAD(P)-dependent oxidoreductase encodes MATIFITGSTDGLGRAAAQSLLDQGHRVVLHARTADRADALGELRSRVQGIVVGDLKSAAETKAIADQVNAIGRMDAIIHNAGVYMRPSRGATPEGHAETLAINTLAPYMLTALIERPGRLVYLSSGLHRGGEGSLGDLDWSKRPWDSAKAYAESKLHVVALAFALARRWPKVLSNAVDPGWVRTKMGGAGAPVDIDTGQRTQTWLAVSQEPAALVTGRYWHHLEQQQPASEATDPTFQDALIGQLSKLTGVELPEV; translated from the coding sequence ATGGCGACCATCTTCATCACCGGCAGCACCGATGGCCTCGGCCGGGCGGCGGCGCAATCGCTGCTTGATCAAGGACATCGCGTGGTGCTGCACGCGCGCACGGCCGATCGTGCCGACGCGCTCGGCGAGCTGAGGTCGCGTGTCCAGGGCATCGTGGTCGGCGATCTCAAGAGTGCGGCCGAGACGAAGGCTATCGCCGATCAGGTCAATGCGATCGGGCGCATGGATGCGATCATCCACAACGCCGGCGTCTACATGCGGCCCAGCCGCGGCGCGACGCCGGAAGGCCACGCCGAAACGCTCGCCATCAACACGCTTGCGCCATACATGCTGACGGCGCTGATCGAGCGCCCCGGCCGATTGGTGTATCTCAGCAGCGGATTGCACAGGGGTGGAGAGGGTTCGCTTGGCGACCTCGACTGGAGCAAGCGACCCTGGGATTCGGCCAAGGCCTATGCCGAGAGCAAGCTCCACGTGGTCGCGCTCGCCTTCGCGCTGGCGCGGCGCTGGCCCAAGGTGCTGAGCAACGCCGTTGATCCCGGCTGGGTGCGCACGAAGATGGGCGGCGCGGGCGCGCCGGTCGATATCGACACCGGACAGCGGACGCAAACCTGGCTCGCGGTGAGCCAGGAGCCCGCCGCCTTGGTGACGGGGCGCTATTGGCATCATCTCGAACAGCAGCAGCCGGCCAGCGAGGCGACCGACCCGACATTTCAGGACGCGCTCATCGGTCAATTAAGCAAGCTGACGGGCGTTGAGCTGCCGGAGGTGTAG
- a CDS encoding acetolactate synthase large subunit, whose amino-acid sequence MNGAESLVRTMVKGGVDVCFTNPGTSEMHFVAALDRVPGMRCVLGLFEGVVTGAADGYYRMKGTPASTLLHLGPGLANGLANLHNAKKANSGIVNIVGQHAVYHIDYNAPLTSDIEGLARPMSSWVRTSPNSKSVAADGAAAIAAAKSAPGQIATLILPADTAWNEADGIAEVPAEQQRASYSPQAVEQAAKILHGDGEGTLLLMTGSALSEQGLALAERIAAKSGCTVMGPTFRPKMARGRGRYSIDRIHYVIENALPMLAKFRHIVLIESDDPVAFFAYPNKPSMLKPEGCEVHRMTSWGENSVAALEALAGAVKASAKDVKPQALAELVKPTGALTFASIAQAIACAIPENAIMVDESLTTGRGFFPPTAAAAPHDWLQNMGGSIGFSTPLSIGAAIACPDRKVITMVGDGSAMYTIQSLWTQARENLNIVTIVFANRIYQILRGEFDNVGAGEPGQRANDMLRLDRPTLDFVALAKGMGVPGRAVTNADEFNKALAEAVAEPGPRLIEVQM is encoded by the coding sequence ATGAACGGTGCGGAAAGCCTGGTGCGGACGATGGTCAAGGGTGGGGTGGATGTCTGCTTCACCAATCCAGGCACCTCCGAGATGCATTTTGTCGCAGCGCTCGACCGCGTCCCCGGCATGCGCTGCGTGCTCGGCCTGTTCGAAGGCGTGGTGACGGGCGCTGCCGACGGCTATTACCGCATGAAGGGTACGCCGGCCTCGACCCTGCTGCATCTCGGCCCGGGTCTCGCCAACGGCCTTGCCAACCTGCACAACGCCAAGAAGGCGAATTCCGGCATCGTCAACATCGTCGGCCAGCACGCCGTCTACCACATCGACTACAACGCGCCGCTGACCTCCGACATCGAGGGCCTGGCCCGGCCGATGTCGTCCTGGGTCCGGACCTCGCCGAACTCCAAATCAGTTGCCGCTGACGGCGCCGCGGCGATCGCCGCCGCCAAGAGCGCACCGGGGCAGATCGCGACGCTGATCCTGCCCGCCGACACCGCCTGGAACGAGGCCGACGGCATCGCTGAGGTGCCTGCCGAGCAACAGCGCGCCAGCTACTCGCCGCAGGCGGTCGAGCAGGCCGCAAAAATCCTGCATGGCGACGGCGAGGGCACGCTGCTGCTGATGACCGGCAGCGCATTGAGCGAGCAGGGCCTGGCGCTGGCCGAGCGCATCGCCGCCAAGTCCGGGTGCACCGTGATGGGCCCGACCTTCCGTCCCAAGATGGCGCGCGGCCGCGGCCGCTACTCGATCGATCGCATCCATTACGTGATCGAGAACGCGCTGCCGATGCTGGCGAAGTTTCGTCACATCGTGCTGATCGAGTCCGACGATCCCGTCGCGTTCTTCGCCTATCCGAACAAGCCGAGCATGCTCAAGCCCGAGGGCTGCGAGGTCCATCGCATGACTTCCTGGGGCGAGAACTCGGTTGCGGCGCTCGAAGCACTTGCCGGCGCGGTGAAGGCCAGCGCCAAGGACGTCAAGCCGCAGGCGTTGGCTGAACTGGTCAAGCCGACCGGCGCGCTCACCTTCGCCTCGATCGCGCAGGCGATCGCCTGTGCTATCCCTGAGAACGCGATCATGGTCGACGAATCCCTGACCACTGGCCGCGGCTTCTTCCCGCCGACGGCGGCGGCCGCCCCGCACGACTGGCTCCAGAACATGGGTGGCTCGATCGGCTTCTCGACGCCGCTGTCGATCGGCGCCGCGATCGCCTGTCCGGATCGCAAGGTGATCACCATGGTCGGCGACGGCAGCGCGATGTACACGATCCAGTCGCTGTGGACCCAGGCGCGCGAGAACCTCAACATCGTCACCATCGTGTTCGCCAACCGCATCTACCAGATCCTGCGCGGCGAGTTCGACAATGTCGGCGCCGGCGAGCCCGGCCAGCGCGCCAACGACATGCTGAGGCTCGACCGTCCGACGCTGGATTTCGTCGCGCTGGCCAAGGGCATGGGCGTGCCCGGCCGCGCCGTCACCAATGCCGACGAGTTCAACAAGGCGCTGGCCGAAGCCGTCGCCGAGCCCGGCCCGCGGCTGATCGAAGTCCAGATGTAA
- a CDS encoding DUF3551 domain-containing protein — translation MRRTILTLASFATLIAASLSAAPAQAASDRYCLQGRSWGYPGNCQFASYQQCAASASGTSAYCGINPRYAYSQPYSY, via the coding sequence ATGCGTCGCACCATTCTCACGCTTGCATCATTCGCAACCTTGATCGCCGCCTCGTTGTCGGCGGCTCCGGCCCAGGCCGCCAGCGACCGATACTGCCTGCAAGGCCGCAGCTGGGGCTATCCCGGCAACTGCCAGTTCGCCAGCTACCAGCAATGCGCGGCGAGCGCCTCCGGCACATCGGCCTATTGCGGCATCAATCCGCGGTACGCGTATTCGCAGCCCTACTCTTACTGA
- a CDS encoding coiled-coil domain-containing protein, translating to MVEPIMYLAIGFLLSMLFGLAIVPLVHNRAVRLTTRRLEAATPLSMAEIQADKDQLRAEFAMSARRLEMSVEQLKNKTTSQLAELGKKSDAINRMKIELGEKNATIFALEAREKAVKEQLRATEEEFNTKTEALRAAENALTDKQGELAKINSELSDRSMMAESRQVELVAVRTQIEELKNRVGDAEKEFAATQARLAQERLESETASRELGDARGRVENLSQRVTELDRQLIGQVKEAEMLSGRVADLEGRLATQGKLLAERDYENNQLRQANEANERTVKELRVEIAGLSGGKSSAAMEALRAEKTGLEEQLRTARDERTKLQRDINAIQQQAESSWATERMENALLRERINDIAAEVAKLAMQLEGPNSPIEALLAAEAGQPSKPAPRPANDAATNGAAASLPEGGGTLAERIRALQAHASRARQQGA from the coding sequence ATGGTCGAACCGATCATGTACCTGGCGATCGGTTTCCTGCTCTCGATGTTGTTCGGGCTCGCGATCGTGCCGCTGGTGCATAACCGCGCCGTGCGCCTGACCACGCGCCGGCTCGAGGCCGCAACGCCGCTGTCGATGGCGGAGATCCAGGCCGACAAGGACCAGCTCCGCGCCGAATTCGCCATGTCGGCGCGGCGGCTCGAGATGAGCGTCGAGCAGCTCAAGAACAAGACCACGAGCCAGCTCGCCGAGCTCGGCAAGAAGAGCGACGCCATCAACCGCATGAAGATCGAGCTCGGCGAGAAGAACGCCACGATCTTCGCGCTCGAGGCGCGCGAGAAGGCGGTGAAGGAGCAGCTCCGCGCCACCGAGGAGGAATTCAACACCAAGACCGAAGCCCTGCGCGCCGCCGAGAATGCACTGACCGACAAGCAGGGCGAACTGGCCAAGATCAATTCCGAACTGTCCGACCGCTCGATGATGGCGGAGAGCCGCCAGGTCGAGCTGGTCGCCGTGCGCACGCAGATCGAGGAATTGAAGAACCGCGTCGGCGATGCCGAGAAGGAGTTCGCGGCAACGCAGGCGCGGCTTGCACAGGAGCGGCTGGAATCGGAGACCGCCTCACGCGAGCTCGGCGATGCCCGCGGCCGCGTCGAGAATCTGAGCCAGCGCGTCACCGAGCTCGATCGCCAGCTGATCGGACAGGTGAAGGAAGCCGAGATGCTGTCCGGCCGCGTCGCCGACCTCGAAGGCCGCCTCGCCACGCAAGGCAAGCTGCTCGCCGAGCGCGACTATGAGAACAACCAGCTGCGCCAGGCCAACGAGGCCAACGAGCGCACCGTCAAGGAGCTGCGCGTCGAGATCGCGGGCTTGAGCGGCGGCAAATCGTCGGCGGCCATGGAAGCGCTGCGCGCCGAAAAGACCGGGTTGGAGGAGCAGCTCCGCACCGCCCGCGACGAGCGCACAAAGCTCCAGCGCGACATCAACGCGATCCAGCAGCAGGCCGAGAGCTCCTGGGCGACCGAGCGCATGGAGAACGCCCTGCTGCGCGAGCGCATCAACGACATCGCCGCCGAGGTGGCAAAACTCGCGATGCAGCTCGAAGGGCCCAACTCGCCGATCGAGGCGCTGCTCGCGGCCGAGGCCGGCCAGCCGTCGAAGCCGGCGCCGCGCCCGGCCAACGACGCCGCAACCAATGGCGCAGCCGCCAGCCTGCCCGAGGGCGGCGGAACGCTGGCCGAACGCATCCGGGCGCTGCAGGCCCACGCCTCCCGCGCCCGCCAGCAGGGCGCGTAA
- a CDS encoding outer membrane protein, whose product MKKFLLSVAAFGMACTSANAADLAARPYTKAPPMVAAVYDWSGFYIGVNGGGGSSRKCWDLISPGLGVIVPEGCHDATGGTAGGQAGFRWQSANWVFGVEGQGNWADFTGDNITTVLFPPTGLRNRSQVEGFGLITGQVGYAWNNVLLYVKGGGAVVADKYRTNDVVTGVEFDRASETRWGGVIGAGLEFGLAPNWSLGVEYDHIFLGHRDVTFAATGAFGGVAAGAFTRRERIGQDVDIGLVRLNYRFGGPIIARY is encoded by the coding sequence ATGAAGAAGTTCCTGTTGTCCGTTGCAGCATTCGGGATGGCCTGCACCAGCGCGAACGCCGCCGATCTGGCGGCGCGTCCCTATACCAAGGCGCCACCGATGGTCGCTGCCGTTTACGATTGGAGCGGCTTCTACATCGGCGTCAACGGCGGCGGCGGATCGAGCCGCAAGTGCTGGGATCTGATTTCGCCCGGCCTTGGCGTCATCGTTCCCGAAGGGTGCCACGATGCCACGGGCGGCACGGCCGGCGGGCAGGCCGGTTTCCGTTGGCAGTCTGCCAACTGGGTGTTCGGCGTCGAAGGCCAGGGCAACTGGGCGGACTTCACGGGTGACAATATCACCACCGTGCTTTTCCCGCCGACCGGTCTTCGCAATCGTTCTCAAGTCGAAGGGTTCGGCCTGATCACCGGGCAAGTTGGCTATGCCTGGAACAATGTCCTCTTGTACGTGAAGGGCGGCGGCGCGGTGGTGGCCGACAAATATCGGACCAACGACGTCGTCACCGGCGTCGAGTTCGACCGGGCCAGCGAAACGCGTTGGGGCGGTGTCATCGGCGCCGGCCTCGAATTCGGCTTGGCTCCGAACTGGTCGCTGGGCGTGGAGTACGACCACATCTTCCTCGGCCATCGCGATGTCACGTTCGCCGCGACCGGGGCTTTTGGCGGCGTGGCTGCCGGCGCCTTCACCCGCAGGGAGCGCATCGGCCAGGACGTCGACATTGGCCTCGTGCGGTTGAACTACCGCTTTGGCGGTCCCATCATCGCCAGATACTAG
- a CDS encoding ABC transporter substrate-binding protein, whose translation MIGGTPAGSSRVSVGLIEGLRDLGYIEGRDYVVEYRYAEGRYDRFPELAAELVRLNVDVVVLGTPAAISAMRNATSTIPIIMSNVSDPVGSGFVSSLARPGGNVTGLATSHESTISKQIEFLSEILPKLARIGVLANPDSPTTVPGLATAQAAAQRTVIEIWRADARNADEIDNAFVHFAQQRVEAVVVITDAVFALHRRRIAELAMKANLPTTFGHREYVVDGGTLSYGYDIKDFLRRSAALVDKIFKGANPADLPIEQPTRFFLTVNLKTAKAIGLKLPESFLMRADEVIE comes from the coding sequence TTGATCGGAGGGACGCCGGCCGGATCGTCGCGGGTCAGTGTCGGGCTCATCGAGGGGCTGCGCGATTTGGGCTATATTGAGGGGCGCGACTACGTCGTCGAATACCGCTATGCCGAAGGACGTTACGACAGATTTCCCGAACTTGCCGCCGAGCTGGTTCGCTTGAATGTCGATGTTGTCGTCTTAGGCACGCCTGCGGCCATTTCCGCGATGCGGAACGCAACGAGCACTATACCGATCATCATGAGTAACGTGAGCGATCCGGTTGGTAGTGGCTTCGTCTCCAGCCTTGCGAGGCCAGGTGGCAATGTCACCGGCCTTGCGACCTCACACGAGAGCACGATTTCCAAGCAGATTGAATTTTTATCGGAGATCCTGCCCAAGCTCGCGCGTATCGGCGTTCTTGCCAACCCGGATAGCCCGACGACCGTACCGGGGCTGGCAACGGCTCAGGCGGCGGCTCAACGAACCGTTATTGAGATATGGCGAGCGGATGCGCGCAACGCAGACGAGATCGATAATGCCTTCGTTCATTTTGCCCAACAGCGTGTCGAGGCCGTTGTCGTCATCACTGATGCCGTCTTCGCCCTGCATCGCAGACGTATTGCGGAGCTCGCGATGAAGGCCAACCTGCCAACGACGTTTGGCCACCGCGAATATGTGGTCGACGGAGGGACTCTCAGTTATGGATACGACATCAAGGATTTCCTCCGCCGCTCGGCGGCGCTCGTCGACAAGATCTTCAAGGGAGCCAATCCTGCTGATTTGCCGATCGAGCAGCCCACACGGTTCTTTCTGACAGTCAACCTCAAAACGGCGAAAGCGATCGGACTGAAGCTTCCTGAATCGTTCCTGATGCGCGCCGACGAGGTGATTGAATAA